A genome region from Microplitis demolitor isolate Queensland-Clemson2020A chromosome 1, iyMicDemo2.1a, whole genome shotgun sequence includes the following:
- the LOC103568640 gene encoding glutamate-gated chloride channel isoform X5, with product MKFFKAAAMWPGVLPLVVLLIFLVHPSRCSPGKVNYREKEKEVLDDILGEKKYDARIRPSGENGTDGPAIVRVNLFVRSIATISDIKMEYSVQLTFREQWLDERLKFNDFGGRLKYLTLTESTRVWMPDLFFSNEKEGHFHEIIMPNVYIRIFPHGSVLYSIRISLTLSCPMNLKLYPLDRQTCSLRMASYGWTTDDLVFVWKEGDPVQVVKNLHLPRFTLEKYLTDYCNSKTNTGEYSCLKVDLLFKREFSYYLIQIYIPCCMLVIVSWVSFWLDQSAVPARVSLGVTTLLTMATQTSGINASLPPVSYTKAIDVWTGVCLTFVFGALLEFALVNYASRSDMHRENMKKKYREIEHSSSVDPSTELLEPDGSTNFQMPLVRHTEDSMTMDKVRQCEVHMMQPPKKNCCRSWLSKFPTRSKRIDVISRITFPLVFALFNLAYWSTYLFREEAENE from the exons GCCGCCGCAATGTGGCCTGGAGTGCTACCTCTGGTAGTATTACTGATATTCCTGGTGCATCCGTCAAG aTGCTCACCGGGAAAGGTCAACTACCGGGAGAAGGAGAAGGAAGTCCTGGACGACATTCTCGGGGAGAAAAAATACGACGCTCGTATTCGACCGAGTGGAGAGAATGGAACAG ATGGGCCGGCCATTGTCCGGGTAAACCTGTTTGTAAGAAGCATTGCGACAATTAGTGACATCAAGATG GAATATTCAGTACAATTGACGTTTCGAGAACAATGGCTGGATGAGCGGCTCAAGTTCAATGATTTCGGGG GgcgattaaaatatttaacattgacGGAATCGACGCGAGTGTGGATGCcggatctttttttttcaaacgaaaaGGAAGGACATTTTCATGAAATCATTATGCCAAATGTATATATTCGAATATTTCCTCATGGCTCGGTACTCTACAGTATACg AATATCTTTGACTCTGTCGTGTCCGATGAACTTGAAGCTCTATCCGCTAGATCGGCAAACTTGCTCATTACGAATGGCCAGTT ATGGTTGGACGACTGACGATTTAGTATTTGTTTGGAAAGAGGGCGATCCCGTCCAGGTGGTGAAAAATTTACACCTTCCACGATTCACTCTGGAAAAATATCTCACTGACTACTGTAACAGTAAAACAAATACag GCGAATACAGTTGCCTAAAAGTggatttactttttaaacgTGAATTCAGTTACTAtctaatacaaatttatataccATGTTGTATGTTAGTTATTGTCTCGTGGGTGTCTTTTTGGCTAGATCAAAGCGCCGTACCAGCTCGAGTGTCACTTG GAGTGACAACATTACTGACAATGGCCACACAAACGTCTGGAATAAACGCTTCACTGCCACCAGTCTCCTACACAAAGGCCATCGACGTATGGACAGGAGTGTGCCTGACCTTTGTATTCGGTGCGCTGCTAGAGTTTGCACTGGTTAATTATGCCTCGCGGAGTGACATGCACCGAGagaacatgaaaaaaaaataccgtgAAATAGAGCACTCGTCATCCGTCGATCCATCGACCGAGCTCCTTGAACCCGACGGCTCCACCAATTTCCAAATG CCTCTCGTCCGACACACGGAGGATTCAATGACAATGGATAAGGTCCGACAGTGCGAAGTACACATGATGCAACCGCCGAAAAAAAACTGCTGCAGGTCGTGGCTGTCCAAGTTCCCGACGAGATCCAAGCGCATCGACGTCATCTCACGGATCACTTTTCCCCTCGTATTCGCTCTGTTCAACCTCGCGTACTGGTCCACGTACCTGTTTCGGGAGGAAGCGGAGAACGAATGA
- the LOC103568640 gene encoding glutamate-gated chloride channel isoform X2 — MKFFKAAAMWPGVLPLVVLLIFLVHPSRCSPGKVNYREKEKEVLDDILGEKKYDARIRPSGENGTDGPAIVRVNLFVRSIATISDIKMEYSVQLTFREQWLDERLKFNDFGGRLKYLTLTESTRVWMPDLFFSNEKEGHFHEIIMPNVYIRIFPHGSVLYSIRISLTLSCPMNLKLYPLDRQTCSLRMASYGWTTDDLVFVWKEGDPVQVVKNLHLPRFTLEKYLTDYCNSKTNTGEYSCLKVDLLFKREFSYYLIQIYIPCCMLVIVSWVSFWLDQSAVPARVSLGVTTLLTMATQTSGINASLPPVSYTKAIDVWTGVCLTFVFGALLEFALVNYASRSDMHRENMKKKYREIEHSSSVDPSTELLEPDGSTNFQMKPLVRHTEDSMTMDKVRQCEVHMMQPPKKNCCRSWLSKFPTRSKRIDVISRITFPLVFALFNLAYWSTYLFREEAENE; from the exons GCCGCCGCAATGTGGCCTGGAGTGCTACCTCTGGTAGTATTACTGATATTCCTGGTGCATCCGTCAAG aTGCTCACCGGGAAAGGTCAACTACCGGGAGAAGGAGAAGGAAGTCCTGGACGACATTCTCGGGGAGAAAAAATACGACGCTCGTATTCGACCGAGTGGAGAGAATGGAACAG ATGGGCCGGCCATTGTCCGGGTAAACCTGTTTGTAAGAAGCATTGCGACAATTAGTGACATCAAGATG GAATATTCAGTACAATTGACGTTTCGAGAACAATGGCTGGATGAGCGGCTCAAGTTCAATGATTTCGGGG GgcgattaaaatatttaacattgacGGAATCGACGCGAGTGTGGATGCcggatctttttttttcaaacgaaaaGGAAGGACATTTTCATGAAATCATTATGCCAAATGTATATATTCGAATATTTCCTCATGGCTCGGTACTCTACAGTATACg AATATCTTTGACTCTGTCGTGTCCGATGAACTTGAAGCTCTATCCGCTAGATCGGCAAACTTGCTCATTACGAATGGCCAGTT ATGGTTGGACGACTGACGATTTAGTATTTGTTTGGAAAGAGGGCGATCCCGTCCAGGTGGTGAAAAATTTACACCTTCCACGATTCACTCTGGAAAAATATCTCACTGACTACTGTAACAGTAAAACAAATACag GCGAATACAGTTGCCTAAAAGTggatttactttttaaacgTGAATTCAGTTACTAtctaatacaaatttatataccATGTTGTATGTTAGTTATTGTCTCGTGGGTGTCTTTTTGGCTAGATCAAAGCGCCGTACCAGCTCGAGTGTCACTTG GAGTGACAACATTACTGACAATGGCCACACAAACGTCTGGAATAAACGCTTCACTGCCACCAGTCTCCTACACAAAGGCCATCGACGTATGGACAGGAGTGTGCCTGACCTTTGTATTCGGTGCGCTGCTAGAGTTTGCACTGGTTAATTATGCCTCGCGGAGTGACATGCACCGAGagaacatgaaaaaaaaataccgtgAAATAGAGCACTCGTCATCCGTCGATCCATCGACCGAGCTCCTTGAACCCGACGGCTCCACCAATTTCCAAATG AAGCCTCTCGTCCGACACACGGAGGATTCAATGACAATGGATAAGGTCCGACAGTGCGAAGTACACATGATGCAACCGCCGAAAAAAAACTGCTGCAGGTCGTGGCTGTCCAAGTTCCCGACGAGATCCAAGCGCATCGACGTCATCTCACGGATCACTTTTCCCCTCGTATTCGCTCTGTTCAACCTCGCGTACTGGTCCACGTACCTGTTTCGGGAGGAAGCGGAGAACGAATGA
- the LOC103568640 gene encoding glutamate-gated chloride channel isoform X8 has translation MEQEYSVQLTFREQWLDERLKFNDFGGRLKYLTLTESTRVWMPDLFFSNEKEGHFHEIIMPNVYIRIFPHGSVLYSIRISLTLSCPMNLKLYPLDRQTCSLRMASYGWTTDDLVFVWKEGDPVQVVKNLHLPRFTLEKYLTDYCNSKTNTGEYSCLKVDLLFKREFSYYLIQIYIPCCMLVIVSWVSFWLDQSAVPARVSLGVTTLLTMATQTSGINASLPPVSYTKAIDVWTGVCLTFVFGALLEFALVNYASRSDMHRENMKKKYREIEHSSSVDPSTELLEPDGSTNFQMKPLVRHTEDSMTMDKVRQCEVHMMQPPKKNCCRSWLSKFPTRSKRIDVISRITFPLVFALFNLAYWSTYLFREEAENE, from the exons ATGGAACAG GAATATTCAGTACAATTGACGTTTCGAGAACAATGGCTGGATGAGCGGCTCAAGTTCAATGATTTCGGGG GgcgattaaaatatttaacattgacGGAATCGACGCGAGTGTGGATGCcggatctttttttttcaaacgaaaaGGAAGGACATTTTCATGAAATCATTATGCCAAATGTATATATTCGAATATTTCCTCATGGCTCGGTACTCTACAGTATACg AATATCTTTGACTCTGTCGTGTCCGATGAACTTGAAGCTCTATCCGCTAGATCGGCAAACTTGCTCATTACGAATGGCCAGTT ATGGTTGGACGACTGACGATTTAGTATTTGTTTGGAAAGAGGGCGATCCCGTCCAGGTGGTGAAAAATTTACACCTTCCACGATTCACTCTGGAAAAATATCTCACTGACTACTGTAACAGTAAAACAAATACag GCGAATACAGTTGCCTAAAAGTggatttactttttaaacgTGAATTCAGTTACTAtctaatacaaatttatataccATGTTGTATGTTAGTTATTGTCTCGTGGGTGTCTTTTTGGCTAGATCAAAGCGCCGTACCAGCTCGAGTGTCACTTG GAGTGACAACATTACTGACAATGGCCACACAAACGTCTGGAATAAACGCTTCACTGCCACCAGTCTCCTACACAAAGGCCATCGACGTATGGACAGGAGTGTGCCTGACCTTTGTATTCGGTGCGCTGCTAGAGTTTGCACTGGTTAATTATGCCTCGCGGAGTGACATGCACCGAGagaacatgaaaaaaaaataccgtgAAATAGAGCACTCGTCATCCGTCGATCCATCGACCGAGCTCCTTGAACCCGACGGCTCCACCAATTTCCAAATG AAGCCTCTCGTCCGACACACGGAGGATTCAATGACAATGGATAAGGTCCGACAGTGCGAAGTACACATGATGCAACCGCCGAAAAAAAACTGCTGCAGGTCGTGGCTGTCCAAGTTCCCGACGAGATCCAAGCGCATCGACGTCATCTCACGGATCACTTTTCCCCTCGTATTCGCTCTGTTCAACCTCGCGTACTGGTCCACGTACCTGTTTCGGGAGGAAGCGGAGAACGAATGA
- the LOC103568640 gene encoding glutamate-gated chloride channel isoform X4, translated as MKFFKAAAMWPGVLPLVVLLIFLVHPSRCSPGKVNYREKEKEVLDDILGEKKYDARIRPSGENGTDGPAYVQVNIFVRSISKIDDVTMEYSVQLTFREQWLDERLKFNDFGGRLKYLTLTESTRVWMPDLFFSNEKEGHFHEIIMPNVYIRIFPHGSVLYSIRISLTLSCPMNLKLYPLDRQTCSLRMASYGWTTDDLVFVWKEGDPVQVVKNLHLPRFTLEKYLTDYCNSKTNTGEYSCLKVDLLFKREFSYYLIQIYIPCCMLVIVSWVSFWLDQSAVPARVSLGVTTLLTMATQTSGINASLPPVSYTKAIDVWTGVCLTFVFGALLEFALVNYASRSDMHRENMKKKYREIEHSSSVDPSTELLEPDGSTNFQMPLVRHTEDSMTMDKVRQCEVHMMQPPKKNCCRSWLSKFPTRSKRIDVISRITFPLVFALFNLAYWSTYLFREEAENE; from the exons GCCGCCGCAATGTGGCCTGGAGTGCTACCTCTGGTAGTATTACTGATATTCCTGGTGCATCCGTCAAG aTGCTCACCGGGAAAGGTCAACTACCGGGAGAAGGAGAAGGAAGTCCTGGACGACATTCTCGGGGAGAAAAAATACGACGCTCGTATTCGACCGAGTGGAGAGAATGGAACAG ATGGACCTGCATATGTCCAAGTCAACATATTTGTTCGAAGTATCTCAAAAATAGATGACGTAACTAtg GAATATTCAGTACAATTGACGTTTCGAGAACAATGGCTGGATGAGCGGCTCAAGTTCAATGATTTCGGGG GgcgattaaaatatttaacattgacGGAATCGACGCGAGTGTGGATGCcggatctttttttttcaaacgaaaaGGAAGGACATTTTCATGAAATCATTATGCCAAATGTATATATTCGAATATTTCCTCATGGCTCGGTACTCTACAGTATACg AATATCTTTGACTCTGTCGTGTCCGATGAACTTGAAGCTCTATCCGCTAGATCGGCAAACTTGCTCATTACGAATGGCCAGTT ATGGTTGGACGACTGACGATTTAGTATTTGTTTGGAAAGAGGGCGATCCCGTCCAGGTGGTGAAAAATTTACACCTTCCACGATTCACTCTGGAAAAATATCTCACTGACTACTGTAACAGTAAAACAAATACag GCGAATACAGTTGCCTAAAAGTggatttactttttaaacgTGAATTCAGTTACTAtctaatacaaatttatataccATGTTGTATGTTAGTTATTGTCTCGTGGGTGTCTTTTTGGCTAGATCAAAGCGCCGTACCAGCTCGAGTGTCACTTG GAGTGACAACATTACTGACAATGGCCACACAAACGTCTGGAATAAACGCTTCACTGCCACCAGTCTCCTACACAAAGGCCATCGACGTATGGACAGGAGTGTGCCTGACCTTTGTATTCGGTGCGCTGCTAGAGTTTGCACTGGTTAATTATGCCTCGCGGAGTGACATGCACCGAGagaacatgaaaaaaaaataccgtgAAATAGAGCACTCGTCATCCGTCGATCCATCGACCGAGCTCCTTGAACCCGACGGCTCCACCAATTTCCAAATG CCTCTCGTCCGACACACGGAGGATTCAATGACAATGGATAAGGTCCGACAGTGCGAAGTACACATGATGCAACCGCCGAAAAAAAACTGCTGCAGGTCGTGGCTGTCCAAGTTCCCGACGAGATCCAAGCGCATCGACGTCATCTCACGGATCACTTTTCCCCTCGTATTCGCTCTGTTCAACCTCGCGTACTGGTCCACGTACCTGTTTCGGGAGGAAGCGGAGAACGAATGA
- the LOC103568640 gene encoding glutamate-gated chloride channel isoform X6: protein MWPGVLPLVVLLIFLVHPSRCSPGKVNYREKEKEVLDDILGEKKYDARIRPSGENGTDGPAYVQVNIFVRSISKIDDVTMEYSVQLTFREQWLDERLKFNDFGGRLKYLTLTESTRVWMPDLFFSNEKEGHFHEIIMPNVYIRIFPHGSVLYSIRISLTLSCPMNLKLYPLDRQTCSLRMASYGWTTDDLVFVWKEGDPVQVVKNLHLPRFTLEKYLTDYCNSKTNTGEYSCLKVDLLFKREFSYYLIQIYIPCCMLVIVSWVSFWLDQSAVPARVSLGVTTLLTMATQTSGINASLPPVSYTKAIDVWTGVCLTFVFGALLEFALVNYASRSDMHRENMKKKYREIEHSSSVDPSTELLEPDGSTNFQMKPLVRHTEDSMTMDKVRQCEVHMMQPPKKNCCRSWLSKFPTRSKRIDVISRITFPLVFALFNLAYWSTYLFREEAENE from the exons ATGTGGCCTGGAGTGCTACCTCTGGTAGTATTACTGATATTCCTGGTGCATCCGTCAAG aTGCTCACCGGGAAAGGTCAACTACCGGGAGAAGGAGAAGGAAGTCCTGGACGACATTCTCGGGGAGAAAAAATACGACGCTCGTATTCGACCGAGTGGAGAGAATGGAACAG ATGGACCTGCATATGTCCAAGTCAACATATTTGTTCGAAGTATCTCAAAAATAGATGACGTAACTAtg GAATATTCAGTACAATTGACGTTTCGAGAACAATGGCTGGATGAGCGGCTCAAGTTCAATGATTTCGGGG GgcgattaaaatatttaacattgacGGAATCGACGCGAGTGTGGATGCcggatctttttttttcaaacgaaaaGGAAGGACATTTTCATGAAATCATTATGCCAAATGTATATATTCGAATATTTCCTCATGGCTCGGTACTCTACAGTATACg AATATCTTTGACTCTGTCGTGTCCGATGAACTTGAAGCTCTATCCGCTAGATCGGCAAACTTGCTCATTACGAATGGCCAGTT ATGGTTGGACGACTGACGATTTAGTATTTGTTTGGAAAGAGGGCGATCCCGTCCAGGTGGTGAAAAATTTACACCTTCCACGATTCACTCTGGAAAAATATCTCACTGACTACTGTAACAGTAAAACAAATACag GCGAATACAGTTGCCTAAAAGTggatttactttttaaacgTGAATTCAGTTACTAtctaatacaaatttatataccATGTTGTATGTTAGTTATTGTCTCGTGGGTGTCTTTTTGGCTAGATCAAAGCGCCGTACCAGCTCGAGTGTCACTTG GAGTGACAACATTACTGACAATGGCCACACAAACGTCTGGAATAAACGCTTCACTGCCACCAGTCTCCTACACAAAGGCCATCGACGTATGGACAGGAGTGTGCCTGACCTTTGTATTCGGTGCGCTGCTAGAGTTTGCACTGGTTAATTATGCCTCGCGGAGTGACATGCACCGAGagaacatgaaaaaaaaataccgtgAAATAGAGCACTCGTCATCCGTCGATCCATCGACCGAGCTCCTTGAACCCGACGGCTCCACCAATTTCCAAATG AAGCCTCTCGTCCGACACACGGAGGATTCAATGACAATGGATAAGGTCCGACAGTGCGAAGTACACATGATGCAACCGCCGAAAAAAAACTGCTGCAGGTCGTGGCTGTCCAAGTTCCCGACGAGATCCAAGCGCATCGACGTCATCTCACGGATCACTTTTCCCCTCGTATTCGCTCTGTTCAACCTCGCGTACTGGTCCACGTACCTGTTTCGGGAGGAAGCGGAGAACGAATGA
- the LOC103568640 gene encoding glutamate-gated chloride channel isoform X3 yields the protein MKFFKAAAMWPGVLPLVVLLIFLVHPSRCSPGKVNYREKEKEVLDDILGEKKYDARIRPSGENGTDGPTIVNVNIFLRSISKIDDYKMEYSVQLTFREQWLDERLKFNDFGGRLKYLTLTESTRVWMPDLFFSNEKEGHFHEIIMPNVYIRIFPHGSVLYSIRISLTLSCPMNLKLYPLDRQTCSLRMASYGWTTDDLVFVWKEGDPVQVVKNLHLPRFTLEKYLTDYCNSKTNTGEYSCLKVDLLFKREFSYYLIQIYIPCCMLVIVSWVSFWLDQSAVPARVSLGVTTLLTMATQTSGINASLPPVSYTKAIDVWTGVCLTFVFGALLEFALVNYASRSDMHRENMKKKYREIEHSSSVDPSTELLEPDGSTNFQMKPLVRHTEDSMTMDKVRQCEVHMMQPPKKNCCRSWLSKFPTRSKRIDVISRITFPLVFALFNLAYWSTYLFREEAENE from the exons GCCGCCGCAATGTGGCCTGGAGTGCTACCTCTGGTAGTATTACTGATATTCCTGGTGCATCCGTCAAG aTGCTCACCGGGAAAGGTCAACTACCGGGAGAAGGAGAAGGAAGTCCTGGACGACATTCTCGGGGAGAAAAAATACGACGCTCGTATTCGACCGAGTGGAGAGAATGGAACAG ATGGCCCGACAATTGTCAACGTCAACATCTTTCTCCGATCAATCAGCAAAATAGATGATTATAAAATG GAATATTCAGTACAATTGACGTTTCGAGAACAATGGCTGGATGAGCGGCTCAAGTTCAATGATTTCGGGG GgcgattaaaatatttaacattgacGGAATCGACGCGAGTGTGGATGCcggatctttttttttcaaacgaaaaGGAAGGACATTTTCATGAAATCATTATGCCAAATGTATATATTCGAATATTTCCTCATGGCTCGGTACTCTACAGTATACg AATATCTTTGACTCTGTCGTGTCCGATGAACTTGAAGCTCTATCCGCTAGATCGGCAAACTTGCTCATTACGAATGGCCAGTT ATGGTTGGACGACTGACGATTTAGTATTTGTTTGGAAAGAGGGCGATCCCGTCCAGGTGGTGAAAAATTTACACCTTCCACGATTCACTCTGGAAAAATATCTCACTGACTACTGTAACAGTAAAACAAATACag GCGAATACAGTTGCCTAAAAGTggatttactttttaaacgTGAATTCAGTTACTAtctaatacaaatttatataccATGTTGTATGTTAGTTATTGTCTCGTGGGTGTCTTTTTGGCTAGATCAAAGCGCCGTACCAGCTCGAGTGTCACTTG GAGTGACAACATTACTGACAATGGCCACACAAACGTCTGGAATAAACGCTTCACTGCCACCAGTCTCCTACACAAAGGCCATCGACGTATGGACAGGAGTGTGCCTGACCTTTGTATTCGGTGCGCTGCTAGAGTTTGCACTGGTTAATTATGCCTCGCGGAGTGACATGCACCGAGagaacatgaaaaaaaaataccgtgAAATAGAGCACTCGTCATCCGTCGATCCATCGACCGAGCTCCTTGAACCCGACGGCTCCACCAATTTCCAAATG AAGCCTCTCGTCCGACACACGGAGGATTCAATGACAATGGATAAGGTCCGACAGTGCGAAGTACACATGATGCAACCGCCGAAAAAAAACTGCTGCAGGTCGTGGCTGTCCAAGTTCCCGACGAGATCCAAGCGCATCGACGTCATCTCACGGATCACTTTTCCCCTCGTATTCGCTCTGTTCAACCTCGCGTACTGGTCCACGTACCTGTTTCGGGAGGAAGCGGAGAACGAATGA
- the LOC103568640 gene encoding glutamate-gated chloride channel isoform X7, whose product MCVNIEYALDLQLFDGPTIVNVNIFLRSISKIDDYKMEYSVQLTFREQWLDERLKFNDFGGRLKYLTLTESTRVWMPDLFFSNEKEGHFHEIIMPNVYIRIFPHGSVLYSIRISLTLSCPMNLKLYPLDRQTCSLRMASYGWTTDDLVFVWKEGDPVQVVKNLHLPRFTLEKYLTDYCNSKTNTGEYSCLKVDLLFKREFSYYLIQIYIPCCMLVIVSWVSFWLDQSAVPARVSLGVTTLLTMATQTSGINASLPPVSYTKAIDVWTGVCLTFVFGALLEFALVNYASRSDMHRENMKKKYREIEHSSSVDPSTELLEPDGSTNFQMKPLVRHTEDSMTMDKVRQCEVHMMQPPKKNCCRSWLSKFPTRSKRIDVISRITFPLVFALFNLAYWSTYLFREEAENE is encoded by the exons atgtgtGTGAATATAGAGTATGCACTGGATTTACAATTGTTTG ATGGCCCGACAATTGTCAACGTCAACATCTTTCTCCGATCAATCAGCAAAATAGATGATTATAAAATG GAATATTCAGTACAATTGACGTTTCGAGAACAATGGCTGGATGAGCGGCTCAAGTTCAATGATTTCGGGG GgcgattaaaatatttaacattgacGGAATCGACGCGAGTGTGGATGCcggatctttttttttcaaacgaaaaGGAAGGACATTTTCATGAAATCATTATGCCAAATGTATATATTCGAATATTTCCTCATGGCTCGGTACTCTACAGTATACg AATATCTTTGACTCTGTCGTGTCCGATGAACTTGAAGCTCTATCCGCTAGATCGGCAAACTTGCTCATTACGAATGGCCAGTT ATGGTTGGACGACTGACGATTTAGTATTTGTTTGGAAAGAGGGCGATCCCGTCCAGGTGGTGAAAAATTTACACCTTCCACGATTCACTCTGGAAAAATATCTCACTGACTACTGTAACAGTAAAACAAATACag GCGAATACAGTTGCCTAAAAGTggatttactttttaaacgTGAATTCAGTTACTAtctaatacaaatttatataccATGTTGTATGTTAGTTATTGTCTCGTGGGTGTCTTTTTGGCTAGATCAAAGCGCCGTACCAGCTCGAGTGTCACTTG GAGTGACAACATTACTGACAATGGCCACACAAACGTCTGGAATAAACGCTTCACTGCCACCAGTCTCCTACACAAAGGCCATCGACGTATGGACAGGAGTGTGCCTGACCTTTGTATTCGGTGCGCTGCTAGAGTTTGCACTGGTTAATTATGCCTCGCGGAGTGACATGCACCGAGagaacatgaaaaaaaaataccgtgAAATAGAGCACTCGTCATCCGTCGATCCATCGACCGAGCTCCTTGAACCCGACGGCTCCACCAATTTCCAAATG AAGCCTCTCGTCCGACACACGGAGGATTCAATGACAATGGATAAGGTCCGACAGTGCGAAGTACACATGATGCAACCGCCGAAAAAAAACTGCTGCAGGTCGTGGCTGTCCAAGTTCCCGACGAGATCCAAGCGCATCGACGTCATCTCACGGATCACTTTTCCCCTCGTATTCGCTCTGTTCAACCTCGCGTACTGGTCCACGTACCTGTTTCGGGAGGAAGCGGAGAACGAATGA
- the LOC103568640 gene encoding glutamate-gated chloride channel isoform X1, whose protein sequence is MKFFKAAAMWPGVLPLVVLLIFLVHPSRCSPGKVNYREKEKEVLDDILGEKKYDARIRPSGENGTDGPAYVQVNIFVRSISKIDDVTMEYSVQLTFREQWLDERLKFNDFGGRLKYLTLTESTRVWMPDLFFSNEKEGHFHEIIMPNVYIRIFPHGSVLYSIRISLTLSCPMNLKLYPLDRQTCSLRMASYGWTTDDLVFVWKEGDPVQVVKNLHLPRFTLEKYLTDYCNSKTNTGEYSCLKVDLLFKREFSYYLIQIYIPCCMLVIVSWVSFWLDQSAVPARVSLGVTTLLTMATQTSGINASLPPVSYTKAIDVWTGVCLTFVFGALLEFALVNYASRSDMHRENMKKKYREIEHSSSVDPSTELLEPDGSTNFQMKPLVRHTEDSMTMDKVRQCEVHMMQPPKKNCCRSWLSKFPTRSKRIDVISRITFPLVFALFNLAYWSTYLFREEAENE, encoded by the exons GCCGCCGCAATGTGGCCTGGAGTGCTACCTCTGGTAGTATTACTGATATTCCTGGTGCATCCGTCAAG aTGCTCACCGGGAAAGGTCAACTACCGGGAGAAGGAGAAGGAAGTCCTGGACGACATTCTCGGGGAGAAAAAATACGACGCTCGTATTCGACCGAGTGGAGAGAATGGAACAG ATGGACCTGCATATGTCCAAGTCAACATATTTGTTCGAAGTATCTCAAAAATAGATGACGTAACTAtg GAATATTCAGTACAATTGACGTTTCGAGAACAATGGCTGGATGAGCGGCTCAAGTTCAATGATTTCGGGG GgcgattaaaatatttaacattgacGGAATCGACGCGAGTGTGGATGCcggatctttttttttcaaacgaaaaGGAAGGACATTTTCATGAAATCATTATGCCAAATGTATATATTCGAATATTTCCTCATGGCTCGGTACTCTACAGTATACg AATATCTTTGACTCTGTCGTGTCCGATGAACTTGAAGCTCTATCCGCTAGATCGGCAAACTTGCTCATTACGAATGGCCAGTT ATGGTTGGACGACTGACGATTTAGTATTTGTTTGGAAAGAGGGCGATCCCGTCCAGGTGGTGAAAAATTTACACCTTCCACGATTCACTCTGGAAAAATATCTCACTGACTACTGTAACAGTAAAACAAATACag GCGAATACAGTTGCCTAAAAGTggatttactttttaaacgTGAATTCAGTTACTAtctaatacaaatttatataccATGTTGTATGTTAGTTATTGTCTCGTGGGTGTCTTTTTGGCTAGATCAAAGCGCCGTACCAGCTCGAGTGTCACTTG GAGTGACAACATTACTGACAATGGCCACACAAACGTCTGGAATAAACGCTTCACTGCCACCAGTCTCCTACACAAAGGCCATCGACGTATGGACAGGAGTGTGCCTGACCTTTGTATTCGGTGCGCTGCTAGAGTTTGCACTGGTTAATTATGCCTCGCGGAGTGACATGCACCGAGagaacatgaaaaaaaaataccgtgAAATAGAGCACTCGTCATCCGTCGATCCATCGACCGAGCTCCTTGAACCCGACGGCTCCACCAATTTCCAAATG AAGCCTCTCGTCCGACACACGGAGGATTCAATGACAATGGATAAGGTCCGACAGTGCGAAGTACACATGATGCAACCGCCGAAAAAAAACTGCTGCAGGTCGTGGCTGTCCAAGTTCCCGACGAGATCCAAGCGCATCGACGTCATCTCACGGATCACTTTTCCCCTCGTATTCGCTCTGTTCAACCTCGCGTACTGGTCCACGTACCTGTTTCGGGAGGAAGCGGAGAACGAATGA